Proteins found in one Sardina pilchardus chromosome 11, fSarPil1.1, whole genome shotgun sequence genomic segment:
- the glrbb gene encoding glycine receptor, beta b, protein MTVRMTLWRLALLLLVLCLWVDQGSSKEKGTKKGKKKGKQVYCPSQLSSEDLARVPANSTSNILNRLLITYDPRIRPNFKGIPVEDRVNIFINSFGSIQETTMDYRVNIFLRQRWNDPRLRLPPDFKSESLTVDPKMFKCLWKPDLFFANEKSANFHDVTQENILLFIFRNGDVLISMRLSVTLSCPLDLTLFPMDTQRCKMQLESFGYTTDDLQFMWQSGDPVQMDEIALPQFDIKQEDIEYGNCTKFYAGTGYYTCVEVIFTLRRQVGFYMMGVYAPTLLIVVLSWLSFWINPDASAARVPLGILSVLSLSSECTSLASELPKVSYVKAIDIWLIACLLFGFASLVEYAVVQVMLNSPKRIEAEKAKIASKEKAAGKTPTKNNTVNGTGGTPIHVSTLQVTETRCKKVCTSKSDLRTNDFSIVGSLPRDFELSNFDCYGKPIETIGGHKAATKNNKKPPPPKPVIPSAAKRVDLYARALFPFTFLFFNVIYWSVYL, encoded by the exons GCAGCTCTCGTCGGAGGACCTGGCCCGCGTCCCCGCCAACTCCACCAGCAACATCTTGAACAGGTTACTGATCACCTACGACCCCCGCATCAGACCCAACTTCAAAG GAATACCAGTGGAAGACAGAGTCAACATCTTCATCAACAGCTTTGGGTCCATCCAGGAAACCACCATG gactacAGGGTAAACATCTTCCTGCGTCAGCGCTGGAACGACCCCCGCCTGCGTCTGCCGCCGGACTTCAAGTCGGAGTCGTTGACGGTGGACCCCAAGATGTTCAAATGCCTGTGGAAGCCCGACCTGTTCTTCGCCAACGAGAAGAGCGCCAACTTCCACGACGTCACGCAGGAGAACATCCTGCTCTTCATCTTCCGCAACGGAGATGTGCTCATCAGCATGAG gttatcCGTCACTCTATCCTGTCCTCTGGACCTGACTCTGTTTCCCATGGATACGCAGCGCTGCAAGATGCAACTGGAGAGCT TTGGCTACACCACGGATGACCTGCAGTTCATGTGGCAGTCGGGAGACCCAGTGCAGATGGATGAGATTGCCCTGCCTCAGTTCGACATCAAGCAGGAGGACATCGAGTACGGCAACTGCACCAAGTTCTACGCAGGCACAG GTTACTACACGTGCGTGGAGGTGATCTTCACGCTGCGGCGGCAGGTGGGCTTCTACATGATGGGTGTGTACGCGCCCACGCTGCTCATCGTGGTGCTGTCCTGGCTCTCCTTCTGGATCAACCCTGATGCCAGCGCTGCCCGCGTGCCCCTTG GGATCCTGTCGGTGCTGTCGCTGTCGTCGGAGTGCACGTCTCTGGCCTCGGAGCTGCCCAAGGTGTCGTACGTGAAGGCCATCGACATCTGGCTGATCGCCTGCCTGCTGTTCGGCTTCGCCTCGCTGGTGGAGTACGCTGTGGTGCAGGTGATGCTCAACAGCCCCAAGCGCATCGAGGCGGAGAAGGCCAAGATCGCCAGCAAGGAGAAGGCAGCAGGGAAGACCCCCACCAAGAACAACACCGTCAACGGCACCGGGGGCACCCCCATCCACGTCAGCACCTTACAG gTGACAGAGACCAGGTGTAAGAAGGTCTGCACTTCCAAGTCTGATCTGCGGACCAACGACTTCAGCATCGTGGGGTCACTACCCCGCGACTTTGAGCTCTCGAACTTTGACTGTTACGGCAAGCCCATTGAGACGATCGGGGGCCACAAGGCCGCCACCAAGAACAACAAGAAGCCCCCGCCGCCCAAACCGGTCATCCCCTCCGCCGCCAAACGAGTGGACCTCTACGCCAGAGCCCTCTTCCCCTTCACCTTCCTCTTCTTTAACGTCATCTACTggtctgtgtatctgtga